A DNA window from Rubripirellula tenax contains the following coding sequences:
- a CDS encoding sulfatase-like hydrolase/transferase, translated as MFTLCRALFVVVGLIVVVSSEAAEITPPDRPNIIFVLADDLGFNQIGAYGDTPIKTPHLDRLAKSGIRFTDAYSGNTVCSPSRVSLFTGRDGRLMENNSNKVQLADIDVTMAHVLKHAGYDTALFGKYSIGSQMGVTDPLAMGFDTWYGMYSILEGHRQYPTILWRDGRKLRITENEGGRKGAYAQEMFANEAINYIVQDHDNPFFVMLTFSSPHAELAAPEEYVKPYEQLFDEKSYLGMSTGEPSDQYAWYYPEPVARPRATLAGMVTALDAYVGKIVDALDQRGIADNTLIVFTSDNGPHDEGGGDPMFFKAAAPYKGMKRDLFDGGIHVPMIVHWPAKIKTGRVDNTPWAFADVLPTFADLAGVSLTSVPRVKTNGTSIYPLLNDSPQPIPERTLYWEFGKQVGDPNSGIIGEVFQAARRGKWKAVRYGLNQPTQLFNLNSDPGETIELSTQHPDIHQEFKDLFKKHED; from the coding sequence ATGTTCACTCTCTGCCGTGCTCTTTTCGTCGTCGTTGGATTGATCGTGGTTGTTTCATCCGAAGCAGCCGAGATCACGCCGCCCGATCGTCCGAACATCATCTTTGTCTTGGCCGATGATTTGGGGTTCAATCAGATCGGCGCCTACGGCGACACCCCGATCAAGACGCCGCACTTGGATCGTTTGGCGAAAAGCGGGATTCGCTTCACGGATGCGTATTCCGGCAACACCGTTTGTTCGCCTTCGCGTGTTTCGTTGTTTACCGGACGCGACGGTCGGTTGATGGAGAACAACTCGAACAAAGTCCAGTTGGCCGACATCGACGTCACGATGGCTCACGTGTTGAAACATGCCGGCTACGATACCGCGTTGTTTGGCAAGTATTCGATCGGTTCGCAAATGGGCGTGACTGACCCGTTGGCGATGGGTTTCGATACTTGGTACGGGATGTATTCGATTCTGGAAGGGCACCGCCAGTACCCGACGATCCTGTGGCGTGACGGACGGAAGTTGCGTATCACCGAGAACGAAGGCGGACGCAAGGGAGCGTACGCTCAAGAAATGTTCGCGAACGAAGCGATCAACTATATCGTCCAAGATCACGACAATCCGTTCTTTGTCATGCTGACGTTTTCTTCGCCACACGCGGAACTGGCTGCGCCGGAAGAATATGTCAAACCTTACGAGCAATTGTTTGACGAGAAGTCTTACCTAGGCATGTCCACCGGCGAGCCTTCAGATCAATACGCGTGGTACTATCCCGAACCCGTTGCCCGTCCCCGAGCCACACTCGCTGGGATGGTCACGGCATTGGACGCGTACGTTGGAAAGATTGTTGACGCGCTCGATCAGCGTGGCATCGCCGACAACACCCTGATCGTCTTCACGTCCGACAACGGACCGCACGACGAGGGCGGTGGTGATCCGATGTTCTTCAAAGCCGCGGCGCCCTACAAAGGAATGAAACGCGACTTGTTTGACGGCGGCATCCACGTGCCGATGATCGTTCACTGGCCCGCGAAAATCAAAACCGGCCGAGTCGACAACACGCCGTGGGCTTTCGCAGACGTGCTGCCGACGTTTGCCGATTTGGCTGGCGTTTCGCTGACGTCGGTACCACGCGTCAAAACGAATGGAACTTCGATCTACCCGCTGTTGAATGATTCGCCGCAACCGATCCCCGAACGAACACTGTACTGGGAATTCGGCAAACAAGTGGGCGATCCCAACTCGGGAATTATCGGCGAGGTTTTCCAAGCCGCGCGACGCGGCAAGTGGAAAGCGGTTCGCTACGGTCTAAATCAACCGACCCAGCTATTCAACCTCAATTCGGATCCCGGCGAAACCATCGAACTATCGACGCAGCACCCCGACATCCATCAAGAATTCAAAGACCTGTTCAAGAAACACGAAGACTGA
- a CDS encoding glycoside hydrolase family 78 protein, whose amino-acid sequence MHRRQPSAYLCLLSILSCGVFQAAFAADLQPHSLSVGENFVDPVGFYDPSPVFSWKLPLAEDVKAQTAYQIVVRDGLAMNDNADPIWDSGKVVSDQSVWVAYQGPAFESRQQVSWRVKFWDDQGRESDWSEAASIEMGLLHHDAWDANWIELDRGKRQPDQVKIFKAEFGVRTADGSKINDVIENIRGAIKRGATPIRVVPPRLGGDPAPDEAKTLWVDYEVNGVRKQVELAENRAFDPYPEITAHPAYYLRREFDAPGKIVKARLYASALGIYEFQINGTRIGNDMLAPGYTMYSKRVESLTYDVTDLVNDGDNAIGAVLGEGWYAGNLLLRKRTELLDLTPKLLAQLELTYADGRVETIVTDDKWRATDQGPIRVGGYYHGEDYDASKELGQWARSGFDDGVWMPVKSTPLGDEPKVVPKRMPPVQVKKTVAAVNLTQPEPGKYVFDFGQNLVGVPTITMPVTKGETVLIRFAEMLQQDGTLYTTNYRTARSQATYVAAETGTVTYAPSLTFFGYRYLELSGLADGDKLTTDSVVANVIHTDFESRGKFTSSHDKLNQLQSNIRWGQIGNFVDVPTDCPQRDERLGWTGDAQAFLPTSFFNYDVYSFWARWLQSVRDEQNDEGEIPHTVPATNFGYSSPGWADVVVTAPWEVYERTGDIRILQDNYDAMKKWVAVYERRSKDFIPTLTGFGDWLQPYAKLDRKGDTAQDLIATAYFGRDSRILYWTATALGNTDDAARYLKLHDDIREAFTKTYFPDGKVHPGAQTQTACLMGLGYDLVEREQRPQVAELLLEKFEEAGRHLQTGFLGTPLLTPVFDELGHSDICFELLFKESYPSWFFSINQGATTMWERWNSYSHTDGFGDASMNSYNHYAYGAIGQFMYERVAGLSPDPKHPGYKHFFVRPLIGGPLTSARAELETGYGTAVSGWTLNDGKLVMEVVVPPNTTATVAFPNGEKSQTVTAGKHQFEIKL is encoded by the coding sequence ATGCATCGACGACAACCTTCCGCGTACCTTTGTCTGCTAAGTATCCTCAGTTGCGGCGTCTTCCAAGCCGCTTTCGCAGCGGATCTGCAACCTCATTCTCTCTCGGTCGGCGAAAACTTCGTCGATCCCGTCGGATTCTACGACCCGTCTCCGGTGTTTTCGTGGAAGCTGCCTTTGGCGGAGGATGTGAAGGCTCAAACGGCATACCAGATCGTTGTCCGTGACGGATTGGCGATGAACGACAACGCCGATCCGATCTGGGATTCGGGCAAAGTCGTTTCGGACCAATCGGTATGGGTTGCCTACCAAGGACCGGCGTTCGAATCACGACAGCAAGTTTCGTGGCGAGTCAAGTTCTGGGACGACCAAGGGCGTGAATCGGACTGGAGCGAAGCGGCTTCCATCGAAATGGGATTGCTCCATCATGACGCGTGGGACGCAAATTGGATCGAGCTAGATCGCGGCAAGCGTCAGCCTGATCAGGTGAAAATTTTCAAAGCCGAGTTCGGCGTTCGCACGGCCGATGGGTCAAAGATCAATGACGTGATCGAGAACATTCGCGGCGCGATCAAACGTGGCGCGACACCGATTCGCGTCGTTCCGCCGCGGTTGGGCGGCGACCCTGCTCCCGACGAGGCGAAAACGTTATGGGTCGACTACGAAGTCAATGGCGTTCGCAAGCAAGTCGAATTGGCCGAGAATCGAGCGTTTGATCCGTATCCGGAAATCACCGCGCATCCGGCCTACTATCTGCGACGCGAATTCGATGCCCCGGGCAAGATCGTCAAGGCAAGACTGTACGCTTCGGCGCTGGGCATTTATGAGTTTCAGATCAACGGGACGCGAATCGGCAACGACATGCTAGCGCCCGGTTACACGATGTATTCCAAACGCGTTGAATCGCTGACCTACGATGTAACGGACTTGGTCAACGACGGTGATAATGCCATCGGTGCAGTTCTCGGTGAAGGTTGGTATGCAGGTAACCTGTTATTGCGAAAGCGAACCGAACTATTGGACCTGACGCCCAAGTTGCTGGCACAGTTGGAGTTGACCTATGCGGACGGGCGTGTCGAAACGATCGTCACGGATGACAAGTGGCGGGCAACCGACCAAGGCCCGATTCGGGTGGGCGGTTACTATCACGGCGAGGACTATGATGCCTCGAAAGAACTGGGCCAATGGGCACGGTCCGGTTTCGATGACGGCGTTTGGATGCCAGTCAAGTCGACTCCGCTTGGCGATGAACCAAAAGTCGTTCCCAAACGCATGCCACCCGTTCAAGTGAAGAAAACGGTGGCAGCAGTGAATCTGACCCAACCCGAACCGGGCAAGTACGTTTTTGACTTCGGACAAAACTTGGTCGGCGTTCCCACCATCACGATGCCCGTGACGAAGGGCGAAACGGTTTTGATTCGGTTTGCCGAGATGCTGCAGCAGGACGGGACGCTGTACACCACCAACTATCGAACCGCTCGGTCGCAAGCCACTTACGTCGCGGCCGAAACGGGGACGGTCACCTACGCACCGTCCTTAACGTTCTTTGGCTATCGATACCTGGAACTCAGTGGCCTGGCCGACGGTGACAAGCTGACCACCGATTCGGTTGTCGCCAACGTGATTCATACGGACTTTGAATCAAGGGGCAAGTTCACGTCGTCGCATGACAAGCTAAACCAATTGCAAAGCAACATTCGCTGGGGACAAATCGGCAACTTCGTCGATGTCCCGACCGATTGCCCGCAGCGGGACGAACGACTGGGATGGACCGGCGACGCACAAGCGTTCCTGCCAACGTCGTTCTTTAACTATGACGTGTATTCGTTCTGGGCTCGCTGGCTGCAGAGCGTTCGCGACGAACAGAACGACGAGGGCGAGATCCCGCACACCGTTCCCGCGACCAACTTCGGTTACTCCAGTCCCGGTTGGGCCGACGTGGTCGTGACCGCTCCGTGGGAGGTTTACGAACGAACTGGCGACATCCGGATCTTGCAAGATAACTACGACGCGATGAAGAAATGGGTGGCCGTCTATGAACGTCGTTCGAAAGACTTCATTCCCACATTGACGGGTTTCGGCGATTGGTTACAGCCCTACGCTAAACTGGATCGCAAAGGCGATACGGCGCAAGATCTGATTGCGACGGCCTACTTCGGACGTGATTCCAGGATTCTGTATTGGACTGCGACGGCGCTAGGCAATACGGACGATGCGGCCCGCTACCTGAAACTGCATGATGATATTCGCGAAGCGTTCACCAAGACCTATTTTCCGGACGGAAAGGTCCATCCAGGCGCGCAAACGCAAACCGCTTGTTTGATGGGTTTGGGGTACGACTTGGTCGAGCGAGAACAGCGACCACAAGTAGCAGAGCTGCTGCTGGAAAAGTTCGAGGAAGCGGGGCGGCATTTGCAAACTGGTTTTCTGGGCACACCGCTACTGACCCCAGTGTTCGATGAACTGGGGCACTCTGACATCTGTTTCGAATTGCTGTTCAAGGAATCGTATCCGTCGTGGTTCTTTTCCATCAATCAAGGTGCGACCACAATGTGGGAGCGTTGGAACAGTTACAGCCACACTGACGGCTTCGGTGATGCGAGCATGAATTCGTACAACCACTATGCTTACGGCGCGATCGGCCAATTCATGTACGAACGAGTCGCGGGCCTGTCACCCGATCCCAAGCACCCCGGCTACAAGCACTTCTTTGTTCGCCCGCTGATCGGCGGGCCACTGACGTCGGCACGTGCTGAATTGGAAACAGGCTACGGAACAGCCGTCAGTGGTTGGACGCTGAACGATGGCAAGCTGGTGATGGAAGTCGTGGTCCCGCCCAACACCACCGCAACGGTCGCGTTTCCGAACGGCGAAAAAAGCCAAACGGTTACGGCCGGAAAGCACCAGTTCGAAATCAAATTATAG
- a CDS encoding Gfo/Idh/MocA family protein: MTTRRTFLKNAALTSAALAANPYVWTSSANADDVQDTDLKVAAIGVGGSRGRYNRGGRVSRQAAKFGKMIAVCDVDELHNAEFNADEMFGGKLKEYVDYRKMIDTEKPDIVVIGTNDHWHVPIATYALRAGCDVYCEKPLTLTIDEGKQISKVVKETGKVFQVGTQQRTEMGQNFLKAIAMVQGGFIGDNITAQIAIGAAPGDGPFETSAVPEKLDWDFWVGPARSAGYSLERRKFFRWYLEYSGGKMTDWGAHHIDIAQWAIGQDQTGPTSISGTGQFGTVVPAGFDWVAFFEGKAELENGYNAATNFEVNLTFDNGSVLNVYDEYVSEDGRTKFPNGILFEGSRGRLFVNRGKLTGKPIEDLTESDNKSLEDAIVKLYKNKPITSHMQNFFECVKDRSEPISDVYTHHRTMTSCHMCNIALMTGDDLKWNPIDEVFVGNETANQLMSRPSRSDFLGSPS, from the coding sequence ATGACCACACGTCGAACCTTTCTCAAAAATGCCGCGTTGACTTCCGCTGCTTTAGCGGCCAATCCGTATGTCTGGACCAGTTCGGCGAATGCTGACGACGTCCAAGACACCGATTTGAAGGTTGCCGCGATCGGTGTCGGCGGCAGTCGCGGTCGGTACAACCGTGGCGGTAGGGTTTCGCGACAAGCGGCAAAGTTTGGCAAGATGATCGCCGTGTGTGATGTCGACGAGTTGCACAACGCTGAATTCAACGCCGATGAAATGTTTGGCGGTAAGCTGAAGGAATACGTTGACTATCGAAAGATGATCGACACGGAAAAACCCGACATCGTCGTGATCGGAACGAACGATCACTGGCACGTTCCGATTGCGACCTATGCCTTGCGTGCAGGTTGCGATGTGTACTGCGAAAAACCGCTCACGCTGACCATTGACGAGGGAAAGCAAATCAGCAAAGTAGTCAAAGAGACGGGCAAGGTATTTCAGGTCGGAACGCAGCAACGGACTGAGATGGGGCAAAACTTCTTGAAAGCCATCGCCATGGTCCAGGGCGGATTTATCGGTGACAACATCACCGCGCAGATTGCCATCGGGGCGGCGCCCGGTGACGGACCTTTTGAAACATCCGCCGTTCCTGAAAAACTGGACTGGGATTTTTGGGTGGGCCCCGCACGTTCGGCTGGTTACTCTCTTGAGCGACGAAAGTTCTTCCGTTGGTATCTCGAATACTCTGGCGGCAAGATGACCGACTGGGGTGCCCACCACATCGACATCGCCCAGTGGGCAATCGGGCAGGACCAAACCGGACCGACCAGCATCAGCGGCACTGGGCAATTTGGAACCGTTGTGCCCGCCGGGTTTGACTGGGTGGCCTTCTTTGAAGGCAAGGCCGAGTTGGAAAACGGTTACAACGCGGCAACCAATTTTGAAGTCAACCTGACATTCGATAACGGTTCCGTCTTGAACGTGTATGACGAGTACGTATCCGAAGACGGACGCACCAAGTTTCCCAACGGGATTCTGTTCGAAGGCAGCCGAGGCCGACTGTTCGTCAATCGCGGCAAGCTAACCGGCAAACCGATTGAAGACTTGACCGAGTCGGACAACAAGTCCCTCGAAGATGCGATCGTCAAACTCTACAAAAACAAACCGATTACCAGCCACATGCAAAATTTTTTCGAGTGCGTCAAAGACCGATCCGAGCCGATCTCGGACGTCTACACGCATCACCGCACCATGACCAGTTGTCACATGTGCAACATCGCGTTGATGACGGGGGACGATCTGAAATGGAACCCGATCGATGAAGTCTTTGTGGGAAATGAGACCGCGAATCAATTGATGTCACGTCCAAGTCGAAGTGACTTCCTGGGCTCGCCCAGTTAG
- a CDS encoding sulfatase family protein: MIRTTFSLLALLFIAAIQFIEVSRVAAANDGPSGNKPMNILLLYADDWRHDTLGVAGNPVVKTPTLDQLANDGVRFTQNCVTTSICGISRATLFTGQWMSRHGNRSFKPWATPWEETFPGLLRQSGYHVGHVGKWHNGKIPADKFDFSRSYYGTHWIEQPDGTKIHVTQKNEKDALDFLRERPSDKPFCLTVAFFATHAEDSSPLQFLPQPESMTLYEDVTIPVAENATQESFERLPDFVGNEKNEGRNRWHWRFDTPEKYQTMMKNYYRLATEVDSTCGRILAELKNQGLDDNTLVIFTTDNGYYHAEHGLADKWYPHQESIRVPLIVRDPRMPANMAGKTNDDFTLNVDLAPTILAATRIEAPETMQGTDIAPLYLSNEKPAWRDEFFYEHPMLKSTDFIPASEALVRKDWKYFYWPEFEREQLFDLKSDPIEESDLSSDPAFTSQLEGMRKRFAELKSAAK, from the coding sequence ATGATCCGAACAACTTTTTCTTTGCTTGCCCTTTTATTTATCGCTGCAATCCAGTTCATCGAAGTGAGTCGCGTCGCTGCGGCGAACGATGGTCCATCGGGAAACAAGCCGATGAACATTTTGCTGTTGTACGCCGACGATTGGCGGCACGACACGTTGGGTGTCGCCGGGAATCCGGTCGTGAAAACGCCCACGCTCGACCAACTGGCCAACGACGGCGTTCGCTTCACCCAAAACTGTGTTACCACGTCGATTTGCGGGATCAGTCGGGCGACTTTGTTCACCGGCCAATGGATGTCCCGGCATGGCAACCGCTCGTTCAAGCCCTGGGCGACTCCGTGGGAAGAAACCTTTCCGGGATTGCTGCGTCAGAGTGGTTACCACGTCGGACATGTCGGGAAGTGGCACAACGGAAAGATCCCCGCCGACAAGTTTGACTTCAGCCGTTCATACTATGGAACGCATTGGATCGAGCAACCGGATGGGACAAAGATCCATGTCACGCAAAAAAACGAAAAAGATGCGTTGGATTTCTTGCGTGAGCGACCGAGCGATAAGCCGTTCTGTTTGACGGTTGCCTTCTTTGCTACGCATGCGGAAGATTCCAGCCCGCTGCAGTTTTTGCCTCAACCCGAGAGCATGACGCTTTACGAAGACGTCACGATTCCCGTCGCCGAAAACGCGACTCAAGAATCGTTTGAGCGGTTGCCCGATTTCGTCGGCAACGAAAAAAACGAAGGTCGCAATCGTTGGCACTGGCGATTTGATACGCCCGAAAAGTACCAAACGATGATGAAGAACTACTATCGGCTGGCCACCGAAGTGGATTCGACATGCGGGCGGATTCTTGCGGAACTTAAGAACCAAGGGCTTGATGACAACACGTTGGTGATCTTCACGACCGACAACGGTTACTACCACGCCGAACACGGTTTGGCAGACAAGTGGTACCCGCATCAAGAAAGCATCCGCGTGCCACTGATTGTCCGTGATCCCCGAATGCCAGCCAACATGGCAGGGAAGACCAACGATGACTTTACACTGAACGTCGACTTGGCTCCGACGATTCTCGCCGCCACCAGGATCGAGGCTCCGGAAACGATGCAGGGAACCGACATCGCTCCGTTGTATCTTTCTAATGAAAAGCCCGCGTGGCGAGACGAGTTCTTCTATGAACACCCAATGTTGAAAAGTACTGACTTCATTCCTGCGTCGGAGGCACTGGTACGCAAGGACTGGAAGTACTTCTATTGGCCCGAGTTTGAACGAGAACAACTGTTCGATTTAAAAAGCGATCCGATCGAAGAGAGTGACCTTTCGTCTGATCCCGCTTTCACGTCCCAGTTGGAAGGCATGCGGAAACGATTCGCTGAACTCAAATCCGCAGCAAAGTAG
- a CDS encoding dockerin type I domain-containing protein, which yields MRSLRSFLSKRRTHRSRTRTCLWLESLEKRQLLAATVIAPVDADLLAVGGSYLEYGANGSHWYDGSGLSDASIVETGDPVPATWPQHVSGNHSDRVSRIRNGAGVNTLTFDLGGTFDVTGMALWNSTEAGQSDRGFENTILSYSIDGGLTFTGNDTLTWTQRSADESANQGTSPTPPVAMFAAEVQMLPSTVADVTHIRMDVDNFSGEAIVMASEIRFVGETELPSLGTANLSVRTADSQLDLRQGQEAGATGIELTVTLDQPNISGASISFDLNDLGSGTATAGLDYVALPAGAKISVAAGQQTGTYIINVIDDFLIEATETVNFRISNPSNPDVGIDTSTVTTTIADNDNAGVTVSGAESLDISEAGSTDTYTIALDTIPTGAVEITATADAQTQVSIDGINFAATQVFSLTDMTSQTITVRAIDDFAVEGIHTGTITHAITGPIVDPNYPNVTLDDLYTQTGTDPSFQELIDSGALPTGSNTTVGITGSTIDVNNSVVEQGIHANTPTWPGINIHTLANSVIPRSNFDRWSRWYQEDGNTQVFRVFEGEENVRNTRALAARIESHSNGWQTGTWNDFSARYTIVKPESMAIFQSFQPSVEWSVHIGMSANGGIHFTHRRANGGGQLTIPLAEDMVGKSFDIRIRENGLDYEVYFNGELKGRGQYEKPDNIFQFRWGTYRGANPMTRDSLIFVTGASIQANTSAPLGLVPYRPATTSLSIASATTEITDNDPSQSAYTPRTVTTGTRIEAEEFDLGGQNVAYYDTTAGNSGGVDPFRADEDVDVYGSGNRVIGNARNGEWLEYTADVVAGTYDIGIRVASPNDNTMSVRLLVGDDNSTETFTELGTVVVPNTGGFGNWVVPKINNVDLSAWAGEDRVFRIEIVGGTYNFDWFEFTANEPVLTSVVGRSVAYRGAGATYGEGMADPNKSALHGPSATTSMANYTNYSQGLNRVIVDIDNLPATTLAASDFEFRVGNTEDFGNSLAWTSMPASAIDVAPLAGTTKRVTIDWPHQAIMNKWLEVTIKANANTGLTQDDVFYFGNQVGDINGSTSASKHVTVNAFDTLGVRFNQSPTSNSVGIDNIYDIDRNGSVNAFDTLGVRFNQMPSGGLMMITLPPAAAPPTAASIASEAIQNPDNALDVNGDGQVTALDALMGINFLGQTIASSELTGFARRPSSANFYDVNGDGRVTALDSLRIINKLGRSSDQLAEQMFIPQLESISDDDDDLDWVSDRQRQQVGFIDLALIAWN from the coding sequence ATGCGATCCCTCCGCAGCTTTCTGTCGAAACGAAGAACGCACAGGAGCCGAACTCGGACATGCCTGTGGCTCGAGTCGCTCGAAAAACGCCAATTGCTAGCGGCCACTGTGATTGCTCCGGTCGATGCAGACTTGCTAGCCGTCGGCGGCTCGTATCTGGAGTACGGCGCCAACGGAAGCCATTGGTATGACGGATCAGGATTGTCAGATGCATCGATCGTCGAGACCGGCGATCCCGTTCCCGCCACATGGCCCCAGCACGTGTCCGGCAACCATAGCGATCGTGTGTCACGAATCCGCAACGGAGCGGGTGTCAACACACTGACGTTTGATCTTGGCGGGACGTTTGATGTCACCGGCATGGCGTTGTGGAACAGCACCGAAGCCGGGCAATCAGATCGAGGTTTTGAAAACACCATTCTGTCGTACTCGATCGATGGCGGACTGACCTTCACCGGCAACGATACACTGACATGGACCCAGCGAAGCGCCGACGAGTCAGCTAACCAGGGCACTTCGCCGACACCGCCGGTCGCCATGTTCGCTGCCGAAGTTCAGATGTTGCCCAGCACCGTCGCGGACGTCACTCACATTCGAATGGATGTGGACAACTTTTCGGGCGAAGCGATCGTGATGGCTTCTGAAATCAGGTTCGTCGGCGAGACCGAATTGCCGAGTCTTGGGACTGCAAATTTGTCTGTGAGAACAGCGGACAGTCAACTCGACCTCAGACAAGGTCAAGAGGCTGGCGCGACCGGGATTGAGTTGACCGTGACGTTGGACCAGCCGAACATTTCCGGAGCTTCGATCTCGTTTGATCTAAACGACTTGGGATCAGGCACTGCAACCGCCGGTCTGGACTACGTGGCGTTGCCGGCCGGTGCAAAGATCAGCGTTGCGGCGGGCCAGCAAACCGGGACATACATCATCAACGTGATCGACGACTTCTTGATCGAAGCCACGGAAACCGTCAATTTTCGGATTTCGAATCCGAGCAACCCCGACGTCGGCATCGATACCTCGACCGTGACAACGACCATTGCGGACAACGACAATGCGGGCGTCACCGTTTCGGGAGCGGAAAGTTTAGACATTAGCGAAGCCGGCAGCACCGACACCTACACCATCGCGCTGGATACGATTCCCACGGGAGCCGTCGAGATTACCGCAACCGCCGATGCTCAAACCCAGGTTAGCATCGACGGTATCAACTTTGCCGCGACGCAGGTTTTCAGCCTGACCGACATGACCTCGCAAACGATTACCGTTCGCGCGATCGATGACTTCGCCGTCGAGGGCATTCATACCGGGACAATCACTCATGCGATCACCGGCCCGATCGTGGACCCCAACTATCCGAACGTGACCCTCGACGACTTGTACACGCAAACGGGCACGGATCCATCGTTTCAAGAATTGATCGACAGCGGGGCATTGCCGACGGGGTCGAACACAACCGTGGGTATCACAGGCTCGACGATCGACGTCAACAATTCCGTTGTGGAACAAGGCATCCACGCGAACACGCCGACCTGGCCGGGCATCAATATCCACACGTTGGCGAATTCCGTAATCCCGCGCAGCAACTTCGATCGATGGTCACGGTGGTACCAAGAAGACGGTAACACGCAAGTATTCCGAGTGTTCGAAGGTGAAGAGAACGTTCGCAACACGCGAGCGTTGGCGGCGCGGATCGAATCGCATTCCAACGGTTGGCAAACGGGAACCTGGAATGATTTTTCGGCGAGGTACACGATTGTCAAACCAGAATCGATGGCGATCTTTCAGTCGTTTCAACCGAGCGTGGAATGGTCGGTACACATCGGAATGAGTGCCAACGGAGGAATTCACTTTACGCACCGGAGAGCCAATGGTGGTGGCCAGCTAACGATTCCACTTGCCGAAGACATGGTCGGCAAAAGCTTCGATATCCGAATTCGAGAAAACGGCTTGGATTATGAGGTCTATTTCAATGGCGAATTAAAAGGACGTGGCCAGTACGAAAAGCCGGACAACATCTTTCAGTTCCGCTGGGGAACGTATCGAGGTGCCAACCCCATGACCCGCGATTCGCTGATCTTCGTCACCGGTGCATCGATCCAAGCCAATACGTCGGCACCGCTCGGACTGGTCCCCTACCGTCCCGCGACGACGTCACTGTCGATCGCTAGTGCAACCACCGAAATCACCGACAACGATCCGAGCCAATCTGCCTACACGCCTCGTACCGTCACGACGGGAACTCGCATTGAAGCCGAAGAGTTTGATCTCGGCGGCCAGAACGTTGCCTACTACGATACGACCGCTGGAAACTCTGGAGGAGTGGATCCGTTTCGCGCCGACGAAGACGTTGACGTGTACGGATCGGGCAATCGAGTGATTGGCAACGCACGCAACGGTGAATGGCTGGAGTACACCGCCGATGTTGTCGCGGGAACCTATGATATCGGGATACGAGTCGCGTCACCCAACGACAATACGATGTCCGTTCGGCTTCTGGTCGGCGACGACAATTCGACGGAAACCTTCACGGAACTCGGAACCGTCGTTGTGCCGAACACCGGCGGCTTCGGGAATTGGGTCGTGCCGAAAATCAACAACGTCGATTTGTCCGCATGGGCCGGTGAAGATCGCGTTTTCCGGATCGAAATTGTCGGCGGCACGTACAATTTCGACTGGTTCGAATTCACCGCGAATGAGCCGGTTCTTACCAGCGTCGTTGGTCGTAGCGTTGCTTACCGAGGTGCCGGCGCGACTTACGGCGAAGGCATGGCCGACCCGAACAAATCGGCGCTGCATGGGCCCAGCGCGACGACATCGATGGCGAACTACACCAATTACTCACAGGGACTCAACCGAGTCATCGTCGACATCGACAACCTGCCGGCTACGACACTGGCGGCATCGGACTTCGAATTCCGTGTCGGTAACACCGAGGACTTTGGCAACAGCCTGGCGTGGACTTCCATGCCGGCTTCGGCGATCGACGTGGCACCGCTCGCGGGTACAACCAAACGTGTCACGATCGACTGGCCTCATCAAGCCATCATGAACAAGTGGCTGGAAGTCACCATCAAGGCAAACGCCAACACCGGACTCACTCAAGACGATGTGTTCTACTTCGGCAATCAAGTCGGTGACATCAACGGGTCCACGTCGGCATCGAAGCATGTGACGGTCAACGCGTTTGACACGTTGGGCGTTCGATTCAACCAGAGCCCCACCAGCAACAGTGTCGGGATCGACAACATCTATGACATCGACCGCAACGGATCGGTCAACGCCTTCGATACATTGGGCGTCCGATTCAACCAGATGCCGTCGGGCGGGTTGATGATGATCACGTTGCCGCCGGCTGCGGCACCACCAACCGCAGCCAGCATTGCCAGCGAGGCGATACAGAATCCGGACAACGCGCTGGACGTCAACGGCGATGGCCAAGTCACGGCGCTAGACGCGTTGATGGGGATCAACTTCCTTGGACAAACCATTGCCTCATCCGAGTTGACGGGTTTTGCAAGACGCCCGTCGTCCGCCAACTTCTATGATGTCAACGGTGACGGACGGGTCACGGCACTGGATAGCCTGCGGATCATCAACAAGCTTGGACGATCGTCCGACCAGCTAGCCGAGCAGATGTTCATTCCCCAACTTGAATCGATATCCGATGACGACGACGATCTCGATTGGGTTTCTGATCGCCAGCGGCAGCAAGTCGGTTTCATCGATCTAGCGCTGATCGCTTGGAACTGA